The window TGCGTACTGGGGGCCGTGGTTCGGCGGGACCTACACCATCGAGGATGTTCAGCTCGGCTACCTGGAGCTGGGTCGGCTGGAGGAGCAGGAGATCATCCAGCCGGTGTACGCGATCGACCTGAATCTGGCGGGAGGAGGGGGCAGCGATGACGCGGTGCCGGAGTCGGAATTCCTGGTGCAGCACCTCACACCCGCCGCCCAGAACGGATTCGGCCCGCTGATGCCGAGCCTGGAGCCCGCGGAGGAGGCGACGCGTCAGGAGTGACCGGAGCCCAGTGCCGCGGCCCTGAGGCGTCGGCGACACCCGTCCCCGAAACAGCGTGCAGGAGCGATGCGATGGACCTGCTGCCCGTCGAGATCAAGGTGAACGTCGAGGGCGACGTGGGCGCGGCACTGTCGGCCCTCGGCGGGTCGCGCGGCGCCATGACGACGCGTCGCATCTGGTTCGCGGAGGACCGGGACGGCGTCGCCGAGGGGCGGGTGCCGTTGCTGGACGGCGGCGTGATCGTACGGTTCAGGATCCATGGAGATCAGGACGACCTGACCGCCAAACTGCGTCCGTCCACCCGAGAACAACTGGTCGGCCGGTTCTCCGGCCCGTTCGATGTGCAGCCCGTCACCTACAAGATCGAGGAGGACTGGTCGCCGAGCGGCCGTGTGCTGGCGGCCTCTCTGGTGCGCAGTCACCCGCCCGGGGCTCTTGCGGACGCGGTGGAGCCCGGGGCCGATCCCGCCGCGTCGATGGACGCGGTCCAGGAGCAGTTCCTGCATGCCTGCGCACCCGCCGTCCCGCTCGACGGGCTGGTCGCGTTGGGGCCGATCTTCTCGATGAAGGTCGACGACGTTCGACTCGACGACCTGGACGTCAACCTGGAGGCGTGGTCGGCCGCCGGTCTGGACTTCCTGGAGGCCTCGATCCGGGTCAAGCCCAAGGAGGAGGACGACCAGGAGGAGTTCATCGCGCGGGCCGAGCGCATGCAGCGAGAGCTCGAGGACGCGGTGCGGGAGCGCGGAGTGGTGCTCTCCGCGCACCCGGAGAGCAAGACCCGCCGCGTTCTCACAGCCTTGTCAGAGGCTGGAAGGGGCTGAGCCGATGGCAGTGCACTTCGACATCAATGTGATCACCGTCGCTGAGGATACGTTCACACCCGCCGAGTTGAAGCAGGTCAACGACTCGGTGGACATCATGAGGACGGTCTTCGCCACGCATGGTCCGGTGATCGCCACGGTCCACCGCTTCAAGATCGACCTGAGTGTCGCCGGGGCGAACGCCGTCATCAGAGGTGCGGCCGACGCGATAGCGCTGGCCGACCGGTTCGCCGTACGCGGCAACGAGGCTCTCGACGTGTTCGTCGTGAAAAGTGTGCTCCACCCCACGGATGTCGGCTACTCGCCCGCACCCGGAAAGTGCGGGAAGAACAAGGCCAAGGGCCGGCTGAGAGCGCCGGTCGTGTCCCTGGACGGCAGCACGGCGGACAGCGGCAACACCTTCGCCCACGAGGTCGGTCACTTCCTGGGGCTGCCTCACTGCGAGAGGGACGAATCGCTGTGCGGGCCCGCGAACTTCATGCGGGCGCAGTCGGGCACCAACACGGGGGTCACACCCGCTCAGGCGGTCAAGATGATCACCCATTGCCAGGTCGTCCTGTAGGCCGGACCCACTGTCCCGAGACGGTTGCGAGAGAGGCGCGGAGCCCATGACCGACCGCATCGACCAACTGCTCGCCTCCAAGGACGGGGTGGACCCCTCGCTCCTGGCGGCACTCGACGCCGACGACCTCGCCGACGCCCTCGGCCGCGCACTCACCAGGGAAGACGCACACCGGGTCCGTGCCCTGGGCATCCTCGCCCTGATCGACCCGAGCCCGCTGGGGCCGTTGGCCCAGGCTGTCGGCCAGGTGCTGGCGGAGCCCGAGCCCGACCCGTTCACAGTCGCCGCGGCGCTCGACCGGGCCGCGGTGATGGGCCGGGACGCCGTTCCGCTCGCCCAGGCCGCGGCGCTCTCCGGTGAACCGGTCGTCGCGCTTGCGGCGTGGCGCACCCTGCAGCAGGTCGCCACCTCCGAGTTCCTGGACACCCTGACCCAGATGGCGCCCCCGGCCGGGGACATGGTCGGTGACCAGGCCGCTTTCGCGCTGTCGGTCATCGCCTATCGGGCGGGCCTGCCGGGCTTTGAACTCACCCCCGCGGACGATACGCGCATCGTGGCGATCCCGGCCGACGAGGAGCAAGTGTTCGTCATCAACAACCCTGCGCCGACGGAGGAGGACGTGGCGCTGCTGAGCCGCCTGTCGGCCGGTGAGCTGTACCTGGTACGGCCCGAACGGGAGGGGATGCGTGCCATCGAGTGCGGGGACGAACGGATGCTGCTCTGCATCGACTCCGACATCCAGATGGGCATGCCGGACACGTTCGTGCGAGGGCCGTCGCTGGCTGGGCTGATCACTGCGCTCGCCCCGCTCGGCACGGACTACTCCGTGCGCTACCTGGTCCTCACCTGGCCCGACGGTACCGGTGGATTCCACGTCATGCTCTGCCAACCGGACGGCGTCCAGGCGTACTACGGCCATGCCGACAGCGACGAGATCTCCGACGGGACCGCCACCTTCGGTCTCTTCACCGTCGACCGGCCCGGGGCCTGCCCGATCTCCCTCACGCCGAGCGTGAGCGCGAGCGGAGTCGTCCTCGGCGGAGACCGCCTGTCGATGACCGAGACGGTGACGGACCGGCTGGAGCCCGAAGCCGCAGAGTGAGCCACCCGGACCGAAACCGAAAGGCGCGCCCGCGTGGGCGTGCCGGCCGTCTGTTCGTGCGTCTGCGAGCCGTCCGTTCGTGTCGTGCGTACTGGAGGGCTATCCCAGCGTCACCACGTCGACGAACACCGTCCGTTGACGCAGCTCGGTGGAAAGGCTGGCGTCGTCGCCGACGACGGCGGGCACGATGTCCGGTGCGGCCTGGGCGGTCATCTCGGTGGCGGCGCGGTCGGCGTGTCCGCGCGGATCGCGGTGAGTTTGTCCGCGGCCCAGGTCTCGGCCTTGCGGCTGCCGGGCGGGTGGAAGGCGTGCGCGGCCGTCCGGCAGTACTCCGCGACGTGGACGAAGTCGAGCAGGACGTTAAGGGGTCCTACTGACCTTTCCGTTCAGTTGTCGCGTTGAGCGAGAGGCCAGTTTCCGTGAGGCACCCCTCGATGAGGTCGGTGCGTAGTTGGATGCGGCGCAGGCCAAAGGCGGACGGCTTGGACGAGGTGGTCGCGGTCGCGGAAGACGACGTTGGCGGTCGTGGTGCGCCGGAGCAACGACCAGATGCCCTCGACCGGATTGAGGTCGGGCGCGTAGCTGGGCAACTGCACGATGGTGAGCCAGTCATGCTCTGGCGCGTACTCGCGTAATCGACTGCAGCGATGAACATTCAAATTGTCCCAGATCACCACGATGGGACCGCCGAGCTGGAGGTGAGCCCGCACGAGAAGGTCACGGTAGTCCTGCCAGGTGAAGCCGCGGTGGGCACCTCGGTGATGGCCCTGGACGCGCGGACGGTAGATCAGACGGCTGCGTTCGCCGGCCTTGAAACACACCAGCGCGGCCATCGAGATGCGCCCGCGGGAAGCGCCGTTGAACCGAACCACGGGCGTGCCGCCTGCGGGTGCCCAGGTGCGTGCCGGTGCGACGTCATCGAGACGGCGGCCTTGTCCTCGAAGACCAGCCATGCCCCGAGCGTCGCCGCGGTGGCTTTGCCCGGGGCCAGGTCTCCTTCACCCAGCCGACCACCGCCGCCTCGTCCCGTTCGACTGCCCGCCGGGCAGGCTGCTGACACGACCAGCCGTGCCGCCGTAGCAACACCCACACTCCGCGGATCGACAACGACACTCCCAACTGATCTGCAATCAGCAGCCGGACCCGCGCAAGCGTCCACCGCTCATCCGCCCAGCCCTGAGCCATCGCGCCTTCCAGCAACAGGGGCTCGAGGACAGCGAAATCACTGTCGCCGACCTTCGGCCGCTTGGCCGGGCCCGAGGGACGCAGGGCCTGTCGCCCTCCCTCGCGCCAGGACCGGCGCCACCGTTCCACCGACCGGACACTGACCCGCAGCTCTTTCGCGATCACCGTGTTCTTCTCACCCCGCGCAAACCCATCGGCGGCCAGCATGCGCACCCGATCCCGCGCGGCCTGGCCCTGCGGCGTGAGACCACCGCCCTGCGCATACCTCATGGCCACGAACTACCGCAGGGATCGAGCGCTGTCACCCCCGACAACTGAACGGAAAGGTCAGTAACATTGAGCTGTTCGACGACTTGTTGAGGGCGTGCAGGCAGCGCGCGAGTGAGGCGCTTGATCATGCTCTGCATGACGGCATGTGGATTGACCAGCTGAGCTGTGGCCCTGTGCGTCACACGGGGCGCATGCGGCCAGTCCTGCCAGAGGGTGTGACCCCCGACGAAATCAGCGGAGCATTTGATGCACTCGACGCTGCCACAAAGCTGATACGACAGCGGGTGATCGCCGGGCGGCCTCTGGGCCGGAGAGACCGAGCTTTGATCCGGAACGCTCTGGATGAAGTGCGAGCTGCGCGTGGTCGGACATCGTCGCTCCTGCTGGATCGCATTGCCACGCTTACCGGGGATCGCTTCCGAGTCGTGTAATCCGGATGCGTGAGTCCGCGAACACCCAGGCGCAGGTGGTGGTCAATGACCACCCAGGTCAGCGACGTCTCCGTTGTCATGAAGGGCTCAGGCACAGCTTCTCAACTTGTCTTTTAACCTCTGACCTCGAACGTCGCGTCGTACGCACTCACCCATCTGGGGATTCGCTGGGCAGGCGGACGGCCTTCGCATGACCATGCGTTCCGCCACGGAATCACGTTCATACGAAGGCCGCAGAGGTGAGTGTGCTGGACCACGATGCCCGGCGGGACGCGTTCGACTTCACGTCACGCTTCCGGGAGGACCTATTCGACTGCCTGACCGCGCGCAGGGATGAACTGTTCGACCTCACCGACGCGTTGCTGTGTGCGGACGGGCCCGTGACGGCGCCGGTGGACCTGACGCTGGTGGCCGAGCACCGGCGCGGACACGGTGCCATGTACGACGCGCTGAACAGCGGAAACGTGGATGTTCCGAGGCTACGACAGGTACTGGCCGGCCTGCCCATGCCGCAGGCCGCCGACGGGCGCCTGGTCCTCGCCGTCGACGTCAGCAACTGGCTCCGCCCAGACGCACCGACCAGTGCGGACCGCCTCTTCTGCCACGTCTACGGTCGCGGCGGCCGGTCCTCCGACCAGTTCGTGCCCGGCTGGCCGTACTCGTTCGTCGCCGCACTCGAATCGGGCCGCGCGTCCTGGTGCCAACTGCTGGACGCCGTCCGTCTCGGTCCAGCCGACGACGTCGCCGAGATCACCGCCATCCAGGTCCGCCGGGTGGTCACGGACCTGATCGAGATGGGCCGCTGGCACCTCGGCGACCGCGACATCCTCATCGTCTTCGACGCCGGCTACGACGCCCCGCGCATGGCCCACCTCCTTGACGGACTCCCTATCGAGGTTCTCGGGCGGATGCGCTCCGACCGCGTCATGCGACGGCCGACGCCCTCGCTCAAGGAGTACGCCCTGGCCTACCCCCGGGGCGGGCGGCCGCCGAGACACGGTAAGGAGTTCCGCTTTGCCAAGCCGGAGACCTGGGGCGAGCCGGACGCAGCCACGGTGCAGGTCACCGACCGGTACGGCACCGCCCGTGCGATGGCCTGGGACCGCATTCACCCGAGGCTGACCACCCGTTCCGCGTGGATCGACCACAGCGGTGAACTCCCCATCATCGAGGGCACGTTGATCCGCCTCCAGGTCGACCGCCTTCCCGGCGGCCACGACCCACTGCCGCTCTGGCTGTGGTCCTCTGCCACGGGGCTGAGCGGCAAGGACGTCGACGTCCGCTGGCAGGCGTTCCTGCGCAGGTTCGACCTGGAACACACCTTCCGGCTGATGAAGCAGACCCTCGGCTGGACCCGACCAAAGCTACGCACTCCCGAGGCCGGCGACCGCTGGACCTGGATCGTCATCGCCGCCCACACCCAGCTCCGGCTCACCCGCGAAG of the Streptomyces sp. NBC_00287 genome contains:
- a CDS encoding NF041680 family putative transposase; its protein translation is MSVLDHDARRDAFDFTSRFREDLFDCLTARRDELFDLTDALLCADGPVTAPVDLTLVAEHRRGHGAMYDALNSGNVDVPRLRQVLAGLPMPQAADGRLVLAVDVSNWLRPDAPTSADRLFCHVYGRGGRSSDQFVPGWPYSFVAALESGRASWCQLLDAVRLGPADDVAEITAIQVRRVVTDLIEMGRWHLGDRDILIVFDAGYDAPRMAHLLDGLPIEVLGRMRSDRVMRRPTPSLKEYALAYPRGGRPPRHGKEFRFAKPETWGEPDAATVQVTDRYGTARAMAWDRIHPRLTTRSAWIDHSGELPIIEGTLIRLQVDRLPGGHDPLPLWLWSSATGLSGKDVDVRWQAFLRRFDLEHTFRLMKQTLGWTRPKLRTPEAGDRWTWIVIAAHTQLRLTREAAADLRRPWEKPAEPARLTPARVRRGFRNLRPHLHCPARGPKPSTPGPGRPLGSKNRHPATRYDVGKTTRRPESIIERDSRRG